The genome window GCTTGAAAGATGTGAAAACGCATCATTCCAATTTTCCAGCGGTACTGCTGGAATATCAAAAATATTTTTCATCTGTTCACTGAAATTTTTACGCTGATCTACATCTGTTATAGAATTTCTTGGTGCAAGGCCCTGTATTTCACAAAAAAAATTAAATTTTTTACTGAATTCCTGGATCAGGGTACTTTTTCCTATTCGCCGCCGTCCACCTACCACCACCAAACTTGCTGTTTTTTTTCCCAGAAGCCCATTGAGTTTTTTTAGTTCATTTCTTCGTCCATAAAACATAATTTTCCTCTACAAAATAATTTTTGAGATTTTATAGAGTAATACATTTCATATTATTTACCTCTATACAACATTTTTTATCATTTTGTAGAGGTTTTTGGATAACATTAAGCACCTCTATAAATCGCCTTTTATTTTTTCCCTCTTAATGTTTAAATCTCGATGGAGTAATATGGATTTTTTATAAAATGGCGGTTGCAGTCGATTCGATAAGTCCGGTTGAAGATGCAGTTTTTGAACATTCAAAAATGCTGCTGGATGAACTGAAACGCTTTTTAAAATCTGATGGCTATCTCAAAAATAATGGTCACTTGCCGCTGCACTGGTTTTACAGAAAACAGACATACATATAAGATCAATAAGTTCTATTTTTTTTTTATATTCAGCTATGTTTAGATAAGGTATTCTGACATTTTGCGTCATTAATATTTCAAAATTTTTTTTCTCCAATTGACCCGTTAATGCGGCTGCTTTTTTAATTGAATTGGAAAAAAAAATTTGTTTTTGTACCAAAGCATTAAAAATATCATTATCTTTTGTTAACCCATTAAAAAATTCTATCATAAAATCAAGGCATTCAAAAAAATAAGAACTTGCAGGAAGATTGCTTTTGAAAAATATGCAGAAAAAATTAATTTTGTTTTCTGTTTCATCAAAGCGCCTGTTTCTTAATTTAACCTTTATAAGGCTTTGATCACTTGCGCGCGCATACGTATTAATGGTATCAAGAATTTTATAATCCGTTTTTGTATAAATATTCAACCGGGCGACAAAATTATGAATAATCGACTGAGGAAAAGATACCTTTAAAAATTTTGTGCCGTCTGGAAATAATAGATCGATTTTAGGATTAACGGTTGAAAGATAAGCTTTAACTTTTTCGGTATCATCTTTTTCAAACTTGTTCGATTCTATGATATATTCAAGCTTCATCTGAATTTTTTCATCAGGATAAAAAATTAACTCAAGGAGAGAGTCTATTTCGCAGTTCTCTTTATCAGTGATTATATCCTTTAATTCCTGCAAGGAGGGATATCCGAATGTTGAATCTATATAATGGACTACATCAGCGTTCAGATTAATGCCCTTACAAAGCAAAGAGATTATTTGTTTTGCCAGCAGGTCGCACCTTGAAACATATTCAGTATTCATAACAGCCTTAAATAAACCAAAACCTGCCATATTACCAGGTTTTTTATTTCCGGTTAACCACAAAAAAAAGGAAGGGAGGAGTAAAAGTCATGTCTTTTTCAGCCAATAAAACCAAAATTGTTTGCACTATCGGTCCTGCGTCGGATTCTCCGGAAATTCTGGAAAAAATGATTCTTGCCGGTATGAACGTAGCGCGTCTGAATTTTTCTCATGGCGATTTTTTAAGTCACGGGGAAGTTATAAAAAAAATTCGGGCTGCATCTAAAGCAACCGGACGGAGGATTGCAATTATGGCGGATTTGCCCGGGCCCAAAATGCGCATCGGACAATTGGCGCAAGAACCGGTCGACTTAAAGACCGGCGATAAAATTTCACTTACCACCGAAGAAATTGTCGGCAACGCTGACCAGGTCTCAGTAAGTTTTGCAGGTCTGCCACAGTCCGTTAAACAGGGAGACACGCTTTATATAAATGATGGTTATATCGAACTTAAAGTCGATAGTATAGGAGGAAACAACGTTCAATGCATAGTTATTGTAGGCGGTGAACTTAATTCACGAAAAGGCCTGAATCTGCCAGGCATTGATCTTGGTATAAGCGCATTTACTCCTAACGATCATGAATGCCTTAAATTTGCCATGGAACATGGGGTGGAGGCAGTAAGCCAATCTTTTGTTGAAAATGCCGACGACATAACCGCCGTTCGCGACGCTGCCGCCGCTTTGGGAGGAAATCCGTTTATTATAGCCAAGATAGAACGCTCGGGAGCGCGTAATCACATCAATGAAATCATCGAAGCTGCTGATGGTATCATGATCGCCCGTGGTGATTTGGGAGTTGAAATACCTATAGAACATATCGCCCTTGCTCAAAAGCACCTGACGCAACTGGCAAATCGAAAAGGAAAGCCGATTATCACCGCAACCCAGATGCTGGAGTCTATGACAACGAATAGGCGTCCGACTCGTGCAGAAGCTACGGATGTGGCCAATGCTATTTTAGACGGCACCGATTGTGTGATGCTTTCCGGAGAGTCGGCAAGGGGTTTGTATCCTGTAGATGCCGTGGCCATGTTGGCCGGTATCGCTGCATCCATAGAGCCGCACCGCTCGCTTTATCCCATCCAGGAAGCTATGCGAACCCGTAAAGGAGATGATGAACCGAAACTTGCAGATTTGATTGCATTGAGTGTTGAGACCATTTTAAAACGGATTACTCCGGCGACTGTTATTGTGCCTACTCACGGAGGGGTTACCGCCAGAAGCATTACACGTTTCAGGCTTCCGGTATGGATAACGGCTGTCAGTTCCCAGGTAAAAACATGTCAGGATCTCATGTTTTCTTATGGGGTCTGCCCGGTTCATGAACCGGTTCATCCGGATAACTGGAAAGAATGGTCAGAAAACTGGATAAAATTACAAGGGGAAGATGGCCACCTGGTTGTCCTGACGGAAGGTCCTTCGCGAAAGCGTCCGGATAGAAATAATCGGGTAGAGATTATAGATCTCAGCCGATGCTTGCCGCGTAAAGTGTAAAAAATGGGTTTTTGTTTGAGCACTATGGGCTTTTGTAAATGCAGCCCGGAATTAATTCTGAAGTTTTAGAAAAAATTGGATATCACGTCATGGGGATAAAAAAAGTTTGACAATTAGTTATTTTTTTTATAGCAATGACAAGCTCTTAGAAAATGGTCCCATCGTCTAGCGGTTAGGACGCCGGCCTCTCACGCCGGAAACCGGGGTTCAATTCCCCGTGGGATCACCAATAAAATCAATAAGTTATACCATTGAGAGATGTCTGCCTGTGGGGTTGACGGCTCCACAGACGGCTTTTTATTTCCTATTTCCAAACATCCGGTCAAATTCAATTACCTCTGCCTCCTTCGTAGAACTAGTGGGCAGGTTATCAACCATCTCACGTGTCTCTTCCATACCGATGCTTCGCAAATACCGCTCTGTGGTGCTCGGACTTTTGTGCCTTAATATCGGTTGGATGGCAGCAACTTTATATCCAAGTTGATACTATAATACTCCCCAAAAACTGGACAGTTGTTTAAGGTGTAAAATGAGTATATCCTGATCAACAAAAAGGAGGCTCATCAATGGGTAAAATTCGAAAAAATTACAGTGCATCATTCAAAGCTAAAGTAGCGCTTGAAACGGTTAAAAAGGAAAAGACGATTTCTCAACTATCTAGTGAATATGGAGTTCATTCAAATCAAATAAATCAATGGCGAAAGCGTCTATTAGAAGAATTGCCCGATATATTTTCAAAAAAGCGTCAAAAAAAAGAAAAAGACGCTGAAGAATTCCAGGCGGAGCTTTACCAGCAAATCGGCCAATTAAAGGTCGAATTGGACTGGCTAAAAAAAAAATCTAACCTTCTCAATTGATATAAAGCGTCAATACATTGAGCCGAATCATTCTTTGATACCGGTAATGCGCCAGTGTGATCTTTTGGGAATAAACAGATCAACCTATTACTATCAATCCTGCAAAGATGAGAGCTATAACCTGGCTCTCATGCGATTGATAGACGAAGAATATACCCGATATCCGTTCTACGGTGTTGAAAAAATGACGGCCGTATTAAAGCGACAAGGGCACACTGTTAATCCTAAACGAATAAGACGTTTGATGCGGCTTATGGGACTTGAAGCTATATATCCAAAACCAAATTTGAGCAAAGCATCAAAAGAGCATAAAATTTATCCATACTTGCTGCGAGGCGTTTCCATTGAGCAAGTTGACCAGGTGTGGTCAACGGATATTACCTATATCCGTTTGAATTCAGGTTTTATCTATCTTGTAGCAGTGATAGACTGGTTTAGTCGGTATGTCCTGAGCTACGAATTTTCAACCACATTGGATAAGGATTTTTGTATAAAAGCCTTACAGGGTGCCTTAAAAATTGCAAAACCTAAGATTTTTAACACGGATCAAGGCAGTCAGTTTACCAGTGATGCCTTTACCGGCGTTTTAAAAAAAGCCGATGTGAAGATCAGCATGGACGGCCGGGGCCGTGCTCTGGATAACATTTTCGTAGAGCGCCTTTGGCGTACCGTGAAATATGAACGTGTTTATCTTCACAATTATGAGACCGTCAGGGAGGCTATTCAAAACATTGGAGAATATTTTGGCTTTTACAATAATGAACGACTCCATCAATCTTTGGATTACCAGACCCCGGCAGAGATATATTTTAAAACTTTTCCAGGGTAATTTCAGAACCACTTTGTATAATTAATTAGAATACCATTAAGTCGTATTGATATTATAAAAAATGTTTCCTGCTGCAAACAAGATAAAAGCGTACTATCCAACACATAATCAGTTGGTAGTAGAGTTTGTTTGAATATTGCATAACGCTAATCAAATATATAGCGTATTTTTAGGATGATTTTTTGAATAGCGTTGCACTTAATTCAACATACTATATGTTTTGGAGGTAAAAAAATGAGAGGAGGAAAACGTGCAGGGGCTGGTCGAAAAAAGAAACCAGACCATTTGAAACGAGAGCTTGTGACAATTAGATTACCACAGTGGATGATTTCACAGCTCAAGAGGAATGGTCAAATTGGTTATTTAATTGAGAGTCAATTGGCGAAAAAAGATTTTTTGAATTTGCCGGATGATTACGAAATTGATAGTTAAGATCGGACAAATTAAAGGAAGTAACAGGCAAGATTTATCAGCAATGGTGATCAATGTGAGGTTGTAAAAATAATATATTTTGGTGAATGCCCTATTCAACGTGCGGCATAAGTTATAAACATATTAATATTGAATTTTAACAGTATGTTAATGAGATACAAAAAAGTTATAAACATTTTATCAATAAGTTATGAACATTTTAGAATGGTATTATTATTTATTAAATCAATTAGTTAAGTTGTTTATGAACATTTTTATGATAAACAGAAACATATTTTTTTTATTTACTATTATTTTTTTAATTTTCAGGATTATTTATAGCTCAAAAGCGCACCTTAAAAAACCTTGTTTTTTGTCTTGACAATGGGGAGTACCTTAGATTTGTACTAATTAAAACAATTAGATAAGGGAATATCCCTGCAAAACGAGTGAATTTCCAATCATGAAGGCTCTTAAATGGTTGTTCGTCTTTTGAAACAAGTTGTTCGCCGAATTCAAAATCAAGCTCCTGCTGTTTTTTTTGATTTTCTAATCGTTTAGCTTTTCTCTCTTTAGCGAGAATGACAGCCTTGGTGCCCTGTATGCGTTTGTGCTGCGTGCTCTTGCGATGTTGTTCAAGATTTTTGCCCATTTTGGGATTATATCCACCCAATAAGCCTTCTGTCCCAAATTTTTTTTTGCTCTCAATGTAATTGTGTATCGTTTGTCTGCTAATATTAAGGGCACCAGCCAATAAAGATTTATTCGCACCCAATTCAACGGCATCAACAACAAATATTTTTTTTGCCGGCTTGTCAGAAATATCAACCTTTTTAACAATGATATCGCGGTTTTTAAGGGTAATCATGTGCTTATTTCTTCTGTTAAAAACCAACGACAAATTTGCGCCAATCATTTTGGTGTTATCGTTTTTTTTCTTTGGTATATCTGGAAATAGTTGTTTTTGCATAATTGATACCTTAATGTGGTGTACGCAATGTGAATTTTTAATAAGGTATCACAAAAAAATATTTTTTACAAAATAAATTTACATTAAATAAAAGAAATAGTTAAAATAAAATAGGTTAAACATATGAATGTCCAACATTATGCTTGTCCAATAAATTACTGGAGAATAGTCTAACTACCTGAATAATAAGGCTTTACGCATTTCTATTCACTTTGTACGTTCCGAGGTCTGGGATAAGTATTCTATATCAGATAAGAGTTCGGCATACGGGGGATTCTCTTTTCCTTCGATTTGATTCAGATGCGCCGTAACCATTTCTGTTTCGGTTAATTCTGAGTTTAACTCTTCATAAGGTATCTCGAAGAATACAGCGTACCTGGTATCAATCGCGCCGTGCATATACTTTTGGTTTTTACAGGGTGCATATAATACCACCTCCGTAGGATAGATGCCGCATTGATGGATAAGGGGCAAGGCCGTTGCGGATTACGGCTTTTCGGGAGCTACCCTATCCACCAAGATCGAAAAAATTTCAGAAGCCAATCTTCCTTGTCGGCTTACTCTCTGTTTCTATCAATTGCTTTATGGCATCAAATACTATCCTGAACTGTTCATCATATTTGCTTTCCATGTGCTCTATTTTTCTTTTTAAATCTTCATGTGTTGAAAGCATTCGCCTGATTTGTGTGAATGCTCTCATAATCTGGATGTTGACATGGATAGCTCTTTTGCTGTTAAGTACACTTGAAAGCATGGCAACGCCTTGTTCGGTAAATGCCATAGGTCTATATCTTAACCCCATCTTAACATTGCTATTGGAGGTGCCAATTTGGCATCTCCAATTTTTCAACTCATCTTTTGTCAATTCAAACATGAAGTCTTCAGGAAAACGGTCAATATGTCTTCTTACAGCTCTTTTTAACTGGCTTGTTTCCACACCGTAAAGCTCTGCCAAATCCCTGTCCAGCATTACCTTGATGTTGCGGATAAGATATATTTTTCCGGTTATTTTTTCCATTGGCATAATTTCTGTCATGCTGGCCTATCCTTTATTTTGCGCATCCTTTAAATCGATGACACTACTTTTCCGGTTTACTGACTGGCTGATGATATCACCTGCAAGGTCGGAGGCTTTTCTCAGCGCATCATCTCTTAAATGGGCATATCTTTGGGTCATAACAGGACTTTTATGCGTCAATAATTTTTGCAAGGTGTACAATATCAACCTTGCCGCTTGAAGCCAACATTGATGCGTATACGTGCCTTAAACCGTGAAGAGGCCTGAAGTCCTTCGGTAGTCCGGCACGTTTTTTTATTTTATTTGCAGCACTCCTGACAGTTATCCGCATTCCTCCATTTTGGCCGGGAAATATATACTCGCTGCCGGTTCTCACATGCCCTTCTAATATGGCTCTGGCTTCATTATTTAATGGAATTTTCTGGTCAACCCCACCTTTGGGTGATCTGATATTGATAAAACCCTTCTCGAAGTCAATATCCTTCCACCTAAGCTTGAACAATTCGCCTCTTCGCATTCCTGTAAATAGTGCCATTTTCATCAAGTTAGCAGCTTGGACGTTCGATTCAGTTTCAAGGACTTTTAGTAATCGTGATAGTTGACCAGGTGTTAAATCTTCGGTCTTGATGTTATTCACTACTGGTTTTTGTACATGGAAAGACAGCCCTTTGCATAATCCTTTTTTCACACCAAAGCTGGTAATCCATGTTAAAAGATTCAAAACGTGTTTAACTGTCTGGGGTGCCAACTTTTTTTTTAACCTTAGCCTCAAACGGTCAACTTCAAGCGGCGCTATTTTTTGCGGCTCTTTGTTGCAGAACACAGGCTGTATGTATTTTTTATATCGACCTGCATCTGTCTTACGTGATTTGTTATCAGGCCTGCTTTGTATGTATTCATTAAACAGTTTGTTTATCGTCCATTTGCCTGCTTCAGTTTTCTTTCTGGCTTCTTCGGCTTCCCTTTTTTCACTGTTCGATTTCGCCCCTTGTATCCGTTCCGCCCGTAAATGTGAAGCCCGGGCAGGTGTCATATCGTCCTGGAACTGCCGGCCAGCCTTTTCGTTAATCAATTTGCCTGCTTTGCGATACGTTATGTAGTAAATCTTTTCCGGCTTATTTGCGCCGATAGCTTTTCCATTAATGTAACGTACTCCAGGATAGTTTGTTTTGTATTGTTTTTGTGCGGGCATTTTTTAAAACCTCCTTTCTATACCTAACACTTTTGTTGGAAGTCAAGGTATATTTAAGTAACTTAAGGAATAAAGGATATAAGAAAAGGTCAATAAATCAAGAGGTTTTG of Desulfosarcina sp. BuS5 contains these proteins:
- the pyk gene encoding pyruvate kinase, with the translated sequence MSFSANKTKIVCTIGPASDSPEILEKMILAGMNVARLNFSHGDFLSHGEVIKKIRAASKATGRRIAIMADLPGPKMRIGQLAQEPVDLKTGDKISLTTEEIVGNADQVSVSFAGLPQSVKQGDTLYINDGYIELKVDSIGGNNVQCIVIVGGELNSRKGLNLPGIDLGISAFTPNDHECLKFAMEHGVEAVSQSFVENADDITAVRDAAAALGGNPFIIAKIERSGARNHINEIIEAADGIMIARGDLGVEIPIEHIALAQKHLTQLANRKGKPIITATQMLESMTTNRRPTRAEATDVANAILDGTDCVMLSGESARGLYPVDAVAMLAGIAASIEPHRSLYPIQEAMRTRKGDDEPKLADLIALSVETILKRITPATVIVPTHGGVTARSITRFRLPVWITAVSSQVKTCQDLMFSYGVCPVHEPVHPDNWKEWSENWIKLQGEDGHLVVLTEGPSRKRPDRNNRVEIIDLSRCLPRKV
- a CDS encoding IS3 family transposase (programmed frameshift), with the protein product MGKIRKNYSASFKAKVALETVKKEKTISQLSSEYGVHSNQINQWRKRLLEELPDIFSKKRQKKEKDAEEFQAELYQQIGQLKVELDWLKKKLTFSIDIKRQYIEPNHSLIPVMRQCDLLGINRSTYYYQSCKDESYNLALMRLIDEEYTRYPFYGVEKMTAVLKRQGHTVNPKRIRRLMRLMGLEAIYPKPNLSKASKEHKIYPYLLRGVSIEQVDQVWSTDITYIRLNSGFIYLVAVIDWFSRYVLSYEFSTTLDKDFCIKALQGALKIAKPKIFNTDQGSQFTSDAFTGVLKKADVKISMDGRGRALDNIFVERLWRTVKYERVYLHNYETVREAIQNIGEYFGFYNNERLHQSLDYQTPAEIYFKTFPG
- a CDS encoding ORF6N domain-containing protein; this encodes MTEIMPMEKITGKIYLIRNIKVMLDRDLAELYGVETSQLKRAVRRHIDRFPEDFMFELTKDELKNWRCQIGTSNSNVKMGLRYRPMAFTEQGVAMLSSVLNSKRAIHVNIQIMRAFTQIRRMLSTHEDLKRKIEHMESKYDEQFRIVFDAIKQLIETESKPTRKIGF
- a CDS encoding tyrosine-type recombinase/integrase, with the protein product MPAQKQYKTNYPGVRYINGKAIGANKPEKIYYITYRKAGKLINEKAGRQFQDDMTPARASHLRAERIQGAKSNSEKREAEEARKKTEAGKWTINKLFNEYIQSRPDNKSRKTDAGRYKKYIQPVFCNKEPQKIAPLEVDRLRLRLKKKLAPQTVKHVLNLLTWITSFGVKKGLCKGLSFHVQKPVVNNIKTEDLTPGQLSRLLKVLETESNVQAANLMKMALFTGMRRGELFKLRWKDIDFEKGFINIRSPKGGVDQKIPLNNEARAILEGHVRTGSEYIFPGQNGGMRITVRSAANKIKKRAGLPKDFRPLHGLRHVYASMLASSGKVDIVHLAKIIDA